CCCCCCATCCGTGGACTGGACCGCACGCTTGAGAATTTCCGAAAGATGGTGCCCGTAAAAAATGTTGTCCCCGAGAATCAGGCACACCGAATCGTTTCCGATGAAGGTTTCTCCGATAATAAACGCCTGGGCAAGTCCTTCCGGTTTGGGCTGAACCGCATAGGAAATTCGAAGACCGACATGGTCGCCATTTCCAAGAAGCTTTTCGAAAAGCGGGGTGTCTTCCGGGGTGGAAATGATGAGGATATCCCGAATCCCTGCCAGCATGAGCACCGACAGCGGATAGTAAATCATGGGTTTGTCGTAAATGGGAAGCAATTGTTTGCTGATGACCCGGGTGATCGGATATAACCGCGTTCCCGAACCACCGGCGAGGATGATGCCTTTCACGAAAGAGGTTCTCCCTGATTGTGCGATGTTGATGAAAATCGGGCTTTCTGTATGGTTGTCAATGGCATTGACTTAAGCTGTTTTGTGCCTGGCCGGGAATCCCCTGTTCGGAGCAGCACCAAGCCTGCCCTCCGGCTCAGGTTGACCCCAAAACGGGGTTTCCTTTCAGGCGCTCATGATGCGATAGTTTTGGGTTTCACTCGTCATTCTGGCGAAAGCCGGAATCCAGTTCTTTCCGGTACATTCTGGCCCCTCCTGCCAGAGGCAGGATTTCGCCGGGGTGACAAGTATACTGGTTTTGCAATTGACTCACATTGATTTCCGCCTTGCAGCGCTTTTCAATAGGTGTCGTAGCACAGGTGCCGCCATCGTTCAAAAGAAGCCAGTCTTTCGGCCACGTTGACCTGGAATGCGGATTCAATGGGTGCAAAAAAATCTGGATGGTTGTCAAATACCTGCTTCATGCTGTCGAAAGCGATTCGCAGTGCTTTTACAGTCATTTTGCCCATCGGTCTGCGACAGCCTCCGGATGGCATGCCCAAAATCGACATCATGGCCTTGATGGCCAGCGGGTTTCGGGCACGGAAAACGACGTCTCCAAAGGGTGTCGACTCCATTGTCTTGACCGTAACCAGATTGAACAGCGGATCGAGTGCCTTTTTTAAAGCCAGCGCCTTTTCCTGATTGCCTTCCACCGCATGTTTGACCATCGATACGATGGGACCGGGGACGATGTTCGTCATGACGGAAATCACACCGCTGGCGAGGATGCGGGCATCGCTCATCATCTCGAAGGTCAGGGCATCATCACCGGAGAGAATACGGTAATCCGGCCCGCAGCAGGCCCTGGTTTTGCGCATGTTCTCCAGGTTTCCCGTGGCTTCTTTCACCGTGGAAACATTCGGGAACCGTTGATATGCCAATGCCAGATCCTCGGGCAGAAGCTGTGTTCCGGTTCTTCCCGGAATGACGTAGGGAATGATGGTTGTCTTCGGAAAAGCCGCAGCAATCGGTTCTACGTATTCCCGGCGGATTTCAAGGGAACTTGGGCCATTGTAATACGGATCGACCAGGAGTAAAGCATCGGCGCCGACCTGAACCGCATGGGCCGATGCTTCCATGGCTTCCTGGGTGTTGTTGCTACCGGTTCCGGCAATGCATGTGCATTTCGACTTCGTCAGTCCGGCAATGAAGGCAACCACATCCAAATGCTCTTTCCAGCTCAGGGCAGGGCTTTCCCCAGTCGTGCCGACAGCAAGTATACCCAAAATGCCGTTTTGAATCTGGAAATCCACCAGTGCCCGCAATCCTTCGTAATCGACCGCTCCATTGCGGAACGGGGTCACCATCGCCGTATAACAGATTGCTTCCATTTTTCCTCTCCCCATCATGGCATGAAAATATCTTTGGCCGCAGGAAATGCGACAATGAAGGATGATGCTAAAAAAGCTTTACAAGCAAGTCAAGCCTAAATAGAATTTTCTGCGTTTACAAAAAGCCCCGCATGTGAAAATGTGAATTCAGGGTAACGTTTTACGTTTTACGTTTTACGTTTTACGTTTTAAGTTTTAAGGGTTACGTTTTAAGGGTTAAGGGGTGGATGGGAACGTTTTGATTTTGCATGGGTATTGTTTCCACTGACATTTTCATTCGAGGGGGCGGCGACACCGCCATTAACATTGACGACTTCGTAAAAAGTCCGGATATCCCGCGCATCGCGGGATTGCGCTGAATCCTTCGTCACTGAGGTGTAGGTTAACTACGCCTCATTCCTCAGGATTTGCGCGCCTTGTCCACGACCTTTTTACAACGCCGTCTGAATTTTGACGATTTAGTGCCTGAACGGAAAACCCCTATTCGGAGCAGCGCGTCGCCTGCCCTCCGGCTCAGGTTGTACCCAAAACGGGTTTTCCGTTCAGATACTCTTTACGAGTTCATCGACATGTATTCAGAAACAGATGACAACCCATAGCCCATAGCCCATAGCCCATAGCCCATAGCCCATAGCCCAAAGCCCAAAGCCCAAAGCCCAAAGCCCAAAGCCCATAGCCCAAAGCCCATAGCCCATAGCCCATAGCCCATAGCCCAAAGCCCATAGCCCAAAGCCCATAGCCCAAAGCCCATAGCCCAAAGCCCATAGCCCAAAGCCCATAGCCCAAAGCCCATAGCCCAAAGCCCAAAGCCCAAAGCCCAAAGCCCAAAGCCCAAAGCCCAAAGCCTATTTCCCATCATCCTGATGACCCATGAAAATTCTCGGTATTGAAACTTCCTGTGACGAAACCGCGGCGGCTGTCGTGGAAAACGCGACGGTTGTCCGTTCCTCGGTGGTAGCGTCCCAAATTGCCGACCACCATCCATACGGGGGCGTCGTGCCGGAGCTGGCTTCCCGGAAACACCTCGAAGCCATTACGCCGGTGGTGGCAGCGGCGCTCCAGCAGGCGGGCATTGCAGCAACCGGTCTCGATGCCATCGCTGTCACCCGCGGCCCCGGCCTTGTGGGTGCGCTGCTGGTGGGATTTTCCTTCGCCAAGGCCATGGCCGTATCCCTGAATCTCCCCTGGATCGGAATCAACCACCTGGAAGGACATATCCAGGCCCTGTTTTTGTCGGAAACGGCCCCATCATTTCCGTTCATCGTCCTGCTTGCCTCAGGGGGGCATACCAGCATCTACAAGGCATGCTCACCCATCGAGATGATTCCGATGGGCAGAACGCTGGATGATGCTGCAGGGGAAGCCTTCGACAAGGTGGCCAAACTGCTCGGTCTCGGATATCCCGGTGGCGCGGTCATCGAAAAGACGGCGCGAAACGGCAACCCCAAATCGATTCCCTTCCCCAGAACCTACCTGGATAAAACCCGCTTTGATTTCAGCTTCAGCGGCCTGAAAACGGCGGTCCGGAGATATGTGCAGACGCATGGCACATCTTCAGTCGAGGACATTGTTGCCTCGTTTCAGGAGGCGGCCTGTGAGGTGATGGTCCAAAAGCTCGTTCAGGCGGCAGTTTCGGAAAAGGCATCCCGCATCGCCATCGTCGGTGGTGTCGCAGCAAACAGCCGCCTGCGGCAGATGGCCAAATCGGAGGCGGAAAAACATGGTCTGGATTTGTTCATTCCGGAGATCGCCTATTGCGGAGACAATGCAGCCATGATCGCATCGGCCGGATTTCACAGGCTGATGAACGGCGAGCGCTCATCGGTCGAAGACGATGTCTTCAGCCGTTGAGAAAATCCGGCCGCTCATGATTGCTGGACTCGCAAAAAGTCAGTGAGTCTTCAGCGAGCCGCATGGGGGCAGGTCCGGAAATATCCCACAATCGGGGTACGGCGACTTTTTGCGAGTCATTCATGATACGGATAGACGTCAGCGCATCAGCCATCCGGATTTTGCGGTTGCGATCCGCTGCAGCGAGGCGGCCATCATTTCGGGATGGGTTTTTGAAAAAGTCTGCAGCAGTTCGAATGCCGCATCGATGTTCGGACCCCAGTGGCAGATCAGCATGAGATCGACATCCGCCGCCGCAGCCTGCAACACGGCCGTTTCGAGCGGATAATGCTTGGCAACGGCGCCCATGTCGAGATCATCCGTCATGATGAGACCCGGATAACCGAGCACCTGCCGCAACCATTGCCTGCTGATCACTTCCGAAAGACTGGCCGGCCACAGAGGATCGATGGCGGTATACAGGATGTGGGAGAGCATGATCCCGCTGACACCTGCTTCGATGGCTTTTACAAAGGGGATCAGGTCGGTTCGCGCCATTTCGGCCTGATCGACATCCAGCCGGGGCAAATCGAGATGACTGTCGAGCACCGTCCTGCCGATTCCCGGGAAATGTTTGGCGACAGCCATCAAGCCGTTTTGCTGAAACCCCTCGATGACCGTCGCCCCCATCAGGGCGACCCG
The nucleotide sequence above comes from Desulfatirhabdium butyrativorans DSM 18734. Encoded proteins:
- the dapA gene encoding 4-hydroxy-tetrahydrodipicolinate synthase — protein: MEAICYTAMVTPFRNGAVDYEGLRALVDFQIQNGILGILAVGTTGESPALSWKEHLDVVAFIAGLTKSKCTCIAGTGSNNTQEAMEASAHAVQVGADALLLVDPYYNGPSSLEIRREYVEPIAAAFPKTTIIPYVIPGRTGTQLLPEDLALAYQRFPNVSTVKEATGNLENMRKTRACCGPDYRILSGDDALTFEMMSDARILASGVISVMTNIVPGPIVSMVKHAVEGNQEKALALKKALDPLFNLVTVKTMESTPFGDVVFRARNPLAIKAMMSILGMPSGGCRRPMGKMTVKALRIAFDSMKQVFDNHPDFFAPIESAFQVNVAERLASFERWRHLCYDTY
- the tsaD gene encoding tRNA (adenosine(37)-N6)-threonylcarbamoyltransferase complex transferase subunit TsaD, with translation MKILGIETSCDETAAAVVENATVVRSSVVASQIADHHPYGGVVPELASRKHLEAITPVVAAALQQAGIAATGLDAIAVTRGPGLVGALLVGFSFAKAMAVSLNLPWIGINHLEGHIQALFLSETAPSFPFIVLLASGGHTSIYKACSPIEMIPMGRTLDDAAGEAFDKVAKLLGLGYPGGAVIEKTARNGNPKSIPFPRTYLDKTRFDFSFSGLKTAVRRYVQTHGTSSVEDIVASFQEAACEVMVQKLVQAAVSEKASRIAIVGGVAANSRLRQMAKSEAEKHGLDLFIPEIAYCGDNAAMIASAGFHRLMNGERSSVEDDVFSR
- a CDS encoding glycoside hydrolase family 3 N-terminal domain-containing protein yields the protein MDCGQRLMIGFDGTAMNRDIEHAVVDVGVGGMILFSRNIASPEQAAALCADIQDLARRHGKPPLFIAVDQEGGQVARFRKPFTEFRGNPFMETPAEAERFAGIVSRELRSVGVNMNFAPVVDCIPEGFDGIMAGRVFKGAPERVALMGATVIEGFQQNGLMAVAKHFPGIGRTVLDSHLDLPRLDVDQAEMARTDLIPFVKAIEAGVSGIMLSHILYTAIDPLWPASLSEVISRQWLRQVLGYPGLIMTDDLDMGAVAKHYPLETAVLQAAAADVDLMLICHWGPNIDAAFELLQTFSKTHPEMMAASLQRIATAKSGWLMR